The Pleurodeles waltl isolate 20211129_DDA chromosome 6, aPleWal1.hap1.20221129, whole genome shotgun sequence genome has a segment encoding these proteins:
- the LOC138301523 gene encoding proto-oncogene Mas-like, with amino-acid sequence MQTLNVVQTGNLAPDWEHIFKLFMYLLVVCLFGYNTSLYILTAISVERCLSVHYPIWYQCHRPKKQSIVVCFLLWVLSCFVTSAEFFICEQSKYVSEHQMFITKYSESCKVVYVIIDILSFLIFTPLMVLSSAFLLIKIKKKSWKKQSSKLYIVIAVTVVLFLIFAMPLRLVLHVQYKYQSGLPHWVSDVSPLLGSINSSINPFIYWFIGRHMGRKESFQVILMRIFREDMKEPYQQHPHRSSSRRGTETVVETEVRLYEFKN; translated from the coding sequence ATGCAGACACTGAATGTAGTTCAGACTGGGAATTTAGCTCCAGACTGGGAACACATTTTCAAATTATTTATGTATCTCTTAGTAGTGTGCCTATTTGGGTACAACACAAGCCTATATATCTTGACAGCCATTAGTGTGGAAAGATGTCTGTCCGTTCACTACCCAATCTGGTACCAATGTCACCGCCCAAAAAAACAGTCTATTGTGGTATGCTTCCTCCTTTGGGTGCTTTCCTGTTTTGTGACCTCTGCAGAATTTTTCATCTGTGAACAATCAAAGTATGTATCAGAGCATCAAATGTTCATCACCAAGTACAGTGAATCATGCAAAGTTGTCTATGTGATCATTGATATTTTGAGCTTCTTGATCTTCACCCCACTCATGGTCCTCTCCAGTGCATTTTTGCTGATTAAAATCAAAAAGAAATCTTGGAAAAAACAGTCATCCAAACTCTACATAGTGATTGCAGTCACTGTTGTCTTATTTCTTATATTTGCTATGCCACTTAGGTTGGTGCTCCATGTACAATACAAATATCAATCTGGCCTGCCCCATTGGGTGAGTGACGTCTCCCCACTTCTCGGCTCTATCAACAGCAGCATTAACCCCTTCATCTATTGGTTTATCGGGAGACATATGGGTAGAAAGGAATCTTTCCAGGTGATTCTTATGAGGATCTTCAGGGAAGATATGAAGGAACCCTATCAGCAACATCCACACAGGAGTTCAAGCAGAAGAGGCACAGAGACAGTTGTCGAAACAGAGGTGCGTTTATATGAATTTAAAAACTAA